The genomic stretch AACCTTGGCCACATCACCAAGTTCGACATCAACGCTCTCGTCGCGACTGGACGCATGAAGCACAACGAACGAGTCAGTGAGTCCCCACGCGGGAGAATCCCAAAGAATACAACCAGAAGAGAGCGCATGGCTCGCTCTCTTCGAACCAAGTCTGGACGCATCGACTATGCAAGACGCAAAGCTATCGTCGAACCAGTATTTGGACAGATGAAAGTTAGACAGAAAGCGGGCCACCTACGCCTTCGAGGACTACAAGGAGCCGAGACTGAGTGGACGCTGCACTCAATCTGTCATAACTTACGAAAGCTCTCCAATGCAAGAGTGAATGCAGGGTTGGTGATGGCCTAGAGCGCAGCGAATCGGCCCGACTTGGGATCATTGACCCCAATTGAGAACCGAAACCAAGAACCCGAGACTACAACCCCCGATTTTGGGAGATTTTAGGACCCCAGCCCTGGATTTTGGAAATGATTCGGACTCACGCTCCTAGGTTCTCTGGAGCGAAAATCAGATATCGTGGTAGTCCCGATGACCAGCAACCCACCTTGGATACACTCCCCTTCCAGGTAGGCTCGACAAGGAGTGCCACTTGCAAGTGGCACTCCTTGTTTGGCTCAACATATCACCCTAAAGAAAGATAGAGCATGACCATGAACAACGACCTAACGATAGCTCGGGCAGCCCACCTCAAACCAATCGCTGACATCGCCCACGAGATGGGCATCGGACCTGATCTATTGGAGACTTATGGCAACAGTGTTGCCAAAATCAAACTCGAGGCCATCCATGCACTCTCTGATAGACCCAAGGCAAAATACGTCGTCGTCTCCGCTATCACCCCTACTCCACTTGGAGAAGGCAAGACGACTACGACGGTTGGATTGGGGCAGGCTATGCATCAAGTTGGAAAGCGTGCCACCATCGCCATCCGCCAACCCTCGATGGGTCCAACCTTCGGAATCAAGGGTGGTGCCGCAGGAGGTGGTTACAGCCAGGTCGTCCCGATGGAATCGCTCAATCTTCACTTAACCGGTGACATGCACGCCGTAACGAGCGCCCACAACCTCCTATCCGCAATGCTCGACAACCACCTCTTCAGGGGCAATGAACTCAACATCGATACCCACAGCATCACCTGGCGACGAGTGCTCGATGTCGATGACCGGGCACTTCGCAATATCGTTGTCGGCCTAGGTGCCAGGAACGATGGCATACCTCGCCAAACTGGATTTGACATTACTGCTGCCTCTGAGATCATGGGTGTTCTGGCACTCTCCACGTCGCTCCAAGACCTACGGACACGGCTTGGTAATATCGTGGTCGGCTATACCAACAACAACGAACCAGTCACGGCCGAACAGCTTCGCGCTGCTGGAGCAATGACGGTAATGATGCGCGATGCAATCAAGCCGAACCTACTCCAGACACTCGAAAATACCCCAGTACTGGTTCATGCGGGACCATTCGGCAACATCGCTCACGGGAACTCATCGATCGTCGCAGACCTAATCGGTATCCATACCGGCGACTACCTGATTACAGAGGCTGGCTTTGGCGCAGACATGGGAGCAGAACGGTTCTTCAACATCAAATGTCGAACCTCGGGCCTTGTGCCTGACGCCGCCGTCGTAGTCGCCACCGTGCGCGCACTCAAAGTCCACTCCGGAGCTCATCGTGTGGTCGCTGGTAAGCCACTTCCATCAGCTATTCTGCAGGAAAATCCAGACGAGGTCTACGCCGGCGGAGCAAACCTCCGCAAACAGATAGAAAACATCAAGCTCCACGGGGTGAGCCCAGTCGTAGCCATTAACTCCTTCCCGGGTGACTTTGCCTCAGAACATGATGTCATCCGCGAGATTGCGGAATCAATGGGCGCAAGAGTAGCCATCTGCACGAACTTCAGCAACGGAGGTAAAGGAGCGATCGAACTCGCTGAAATGGTGGCCGAGGCAGCGAACGAGCCAAACGACTTCCACCTTCTCTATCCGGATAACGCCTCCCTCCGAGAGAAGATTGAAACCATCGCTGTGAAGGTCTACGGGGCCGAAGGAGTCGACTACCTGCCGGCGGCTAATCGTCAGATTGAAGTCTATGAGCAGAATGGGTTTGGAAGCTTGCCTGTAATAATCGCAAAGACCCATCTCTCGATCTCGTCAGACCCATCCCTCAAGGGCGCCCCTACTGGCTGGCGCATGCCAGTTCGCGAGGCTAGAGCCTCAGTGGGGGCCGGCTTCGTCTATCTCATCTGCGGCGATATTAGCACCATGCCAGGGCTTTCAACGCATCCAGCCGCCGAGTCGATCGATATCGATGAATCGGGTGAAATTGTCGGACTCAGCTGAACTTCCACATTATCTGAGTTACAGCACTGAAGACTTCATTGAGATGGTGGCCGAGCCACAGCCAGCACCTGCCGCGGGTTCAGTTGCAGCACTCACGGTCAGTTTGGCAGCAGCGCTTTGTGTAAAATCCGCGCTTCTCTCAACTCGGCAGATGCCCGAAGCTCCTAGTCTTGCCAACTCCGCAAAGGAGCTCATGCACCGAAGCGAGGAGTTGTGTCAAGTCGATGCCCAGAGCTACGCTGAAGTGATCCTAGCGCTACGCGCCCAACGACTGACAGAGTCTCTCAGCAATCGGAATAAGGTACAAGAGGCTATCGGTCGGGCCGCACAAGTATTGCTGGAGGTGGTCAAAGTTGCGCTCGAGATTGGATCAATCGCCTCCCAATTGGCCGAGCAAGGCAACCCCAACCTGATCGGGGACAGTATCACAGCCGCCGTTCTCGCCGAAGCTGGAGTTCGTTCCTCAATCGCTCTGGCCACGATCAACTTGAAGGACATCGAATCGAACACAGATACGACAGAGTTCACCCGACTACTTGCGATGGCGGAGGCCCACACTACCAGAGCTCAAGAGGCAGCCAGAGCACGGTCGGCTCTTTAGTGACCGCTAACGAGTGCACACTCCAACCCTAGCTTCGAGCATAGGCAAGGTGTGAATCTTGATTGAGCTTAAAGCGATCGTGGTCAGCTGGGTCGCACGTCAGTCTCACGTCTTTCCATCTCCAAAACCATGGCCCGTCCACGCCCTGGCGATTGTGAGCTGAATAACTCGACGACCCAAGACTCACCCTCGCCACAGTAAGCCACGACTCGTGCTCTCCTAATTGGACTAGAATCGACCCATGGCGCGGTCGGCAGATCGGACTTACTACGAAATACTTGGGGTGTCTCCCGATGCTAGCCTGGAGGAGATCCAGTCGGCGTACCGACAGCTTGCGCGACAGGTTCACCCAGACAAGGGTGGCTCCGCTGCTCTTTTCCAGCTGATTACCGATGCGAAATCCACGCTTTCTGATCCAGTAAAACGTCGAATGTACGACGCCACCCTGAACGATAACCGCAACCACGGAACAACGAGACCAGCATCCGACAAAGGCTGGCGCGCATCAGACCCCAGGGCATCCAGCGAGTACAGCCGATCTACATCGAAGCAGATAAACACCGTTGCAGAAAGGCCAGCCGAGTGTTTGCTCGGAGTCGGTCTCCTAATGCTATTGCTCCTTCCGCCTGCATCTGCAGGCTTAGGCGTGTTTGCGACCATCTTGGGCGGCGTAGCGCTCATTGGTAAGGTTCGCCTGCGAAAGGAGTTGAGTCACGGCGCGGTCCATCCAGGCGATCCGCTTGCCGCGCTCTCTGGTGCACCTCTCCTTCGAGCTGAGCTTGCCCGCGGCGTTCCCGCCATTATGGCGGTTCTAGGCACCGTGTTTATCTATGCCTTAGGGCTGAAACAACGACGGAGGCGGAGATAGTCTCATGCAACCGACCCCGCTCCTAGAGGGGCATAGGTCAGCCGCGTACTGTTTCAAGTAGCCTCCGCATCCATAGTTTCCGGATGTCGGTCTAATTCGTCGTTCGCTGGCATCATCTTTAGATTTCTTCTGCTAACTTATTTGCCGACATCTACGTGAGAATCAAACCCGATTTGCTAACCAGTGCTCAGCCGACATCTAAACCGGGTCTGATAACCTTTTTAAATCAATTCCCACACAACATTTTTGCGCGGCTTGCATGGTCGCCACAAACCATGTCATCCATGGACGTCGCACGCTACCACTAATCGGACACTTTGGGCTTCGCTCAAGAAGGAGTTCATCTACCGAACCAGCTTTACCACACGAAAGGAGACAAGAACCGCAATCTTTGATGGAATCCAGTGCTACAAACGGAAGCGTAGACATTCGAGCATCGAATATTTATCGCCGACTTGTGTTCGAACAAGCCACTACTCTACAGGCTGCATAGGTAATCAGGGCTGTGTGTTCTGTTTGGTGAGGAACTCCACTCCTGCTCGATCAAGCAACTAGGGTCACGCGAACGGCTTAGGAAGCATCGCCCTTCACGGCAGGGAGGAGGTCACGACCACGTTTTCAACGTCGAGTAGGCATCTACAGATCTACTCAATCTCATTATCAATCCGTTTAGCCTAAACCTACACGATACTTCATTACTTATCAGGGAGGAAAGATGGGCAACCCACCAGCCGTCGTCCTACTAAGCGGCGGCCTTGACTCTACTACCGTTCTTGCCATCGCCAAGCATCAGGGCTTCGAGCCCCACGCTCTGAGTTTCGACTATGGCCAGCGCCACGGTATCGAACTGAAGGCCGCCCAACGCGTGGCTCGGTCGATGGGAGTTTCCAACCACATAGTTACAACTATTAACCTTCGCTCATTCGGTGGATCTGCCCTTACCGCCGACATCGCCGTACCGCACCATGAAAGCATCGAAGAGTTATCAGAGGCTATACCAATTACCTACGTACCAGCTCGCAACACAATCTTCCTCTCGTTTGCGTTGGCGCTTGCCGAAACTCTCGGCTCTGGGGACATCTTTATTGGCGTCAATGCACTCGACTACTCCGGCTACCCTGACTGCAGACCGGAGTATATCAGGGCCTACGAAGCGATGGCGAATCTGGCGACTAAGGCTGGTGTCGAGGGCCAACATCGACTTCACATTCATACTCCACTAATCGAGCTATCCAAGGCCGAGATCATCAGGTTGGGATTGAGTCTCAAGGTTGACTACGCACTAACCCACAGTTGCTACGACCCAAGTCCTGCTGGCGAGCCCTGCGGCACATGCGATTCATGCCTACTACGCGAAAAGGGCTTTCGCGAGGCTGGCGTCGATGATCCTGCCAGCAAACACTGGCCCACCTGAAACACCTAGGACGAGCGACATCGAACCGAAAGCTCTAGAACAACAAGCCGCATCAACGATTACAACGGCGACGTGCCTGTTGCTAGTTTCGCGTCTTGCCAACTACCACCGATCCGAAGCGTTCAATCTGCCATTCGGGTACCTCGCGATGACGCGCACCGCATAGCTTTGCCAGAGCTGACAACGCATCTCCTCGATCCAGACTTTATAGCTAGATTTCAGCCTGTACAAGAGTGGCAATTGAGCCAAACCGTTCCCATTTGGAATGCCTAAAGCACTCGACTACCATAGGACAGCGGTGAGTGACAAGGGGTAACGGCGATGGAAACCGAAGCACGCAAACAGCAGGTGGCGGAGCCCGCTCTTGGCATAGAGGTACATTCAATCGACTGGATCCCAGAACGCGAGCGTCATGGCAAACTATGGCATCAGGCTCCGCTTTGGTTTCTGGGGAACTTTCAATACTTCACCATTCCGCTCGGATTCATTGGTCCAGCAATGGGCCTTTCTCTCTGGTGGACTGCGATCGCAGGATTTCTAGGCATCGTGGTCGGCACGCTGTTCATGGCCTTCCACGGCTCGCAAGGTCCAAAGCTCGGCCTTCCGCAGATGATCCAGTCGCGTGCTCAGTTCGGGTATCGCGGTGCGGTGATCGTGTTGTTCGTCGTACTCTTCACCTACATCGGCTTCAACGTCACTGATCAAGTGCTCCTATCCCAGGGGATCTCGGGTGCCTATGGTTGGGACCCAACAGCTATTGCCGTTGTCACTGTCGTTGCTGCCGCGCTACTCGCCATTTTTGGCCATGACTGGGTTCACCGAATCTTCCGCGTGCTACTCATCATCTCCTTCCCATTAGTTACCGTCATTACTATCGCAGTCATCACTGGCCATGCTGGTGGTATCACCCCAAAAACCCACTATGGCTTTACCTTCACCGCCTTCATGGCAGAGTTTTCCGCCGCTGCCGCATACAACATCACCTATGCTCCTTGCGTCTCTGATTATTCGCGCTACCTGCCCACCAAGACCAAGAGCCGATCGGTCATCTTCTCAGTCTTCTTTGGAGCATCTTCATCGGCAATTTGGCTGATCACCCTGGGAGCATGGATAGCTATCCATCTGAATGCACACGATGGCCTCCTTGGGCTCAAAATTGCCGGCAACAATGTCATTGGAGATCTTGGATCGGTCGCAGCTCTTGCCTCCGCCCTCGCCCTAATTGCTACCATGGGGATGAGCGCCTACGGAGCCTCGCTGACATTGCTGACCGGCATAGACTGCTTCAAAAAGGTTACTCCAACACGCACCGCGAGGATTTTTTCTGTGATCGGTCTCGCCGTGGTTTGGTACCTAATTGGTGACGCCATTACCACAAGTGCCGCAAACGCCATCTCCACGGCACTGACACTTATGCTCTATCTGTTAGTACCGTGGACAGCGACCAACCTCATCGACTACTTCTATGTTCGCCGAGGCCACTACGCCATCACCGACCTGTTCTCACTCAATGGAATCTATCACCGTTGGAACTGGAGAGGCATCACTGCCTACGCTGTCGGTTTTGTTGCCGAAATACCGTTCATGGTTCTGCCAAAGCTCGATTCATTCACTTACATCGGACCGATTGCCAAACTCCTGAACGATACCGATTTCTCATGGCTAGCAGGCCTTGTCGTCACCTCGATCGCCTATATCCTCATCACTCGTGGATTTGATAACAGGTCAGAGGAGCAAGCGATTATCGAGAGCGAAGCCACTCTAAGGACCGAGTTCGGCTAGCTGGAGTGGTCCAGGAGGGCCCTTGAGCCCGGCCCTCTACGTTTGTGGGGCGGCCGCATTCACTCTACCCATCGCAGCCCTGTGCTCATTCGGACCGGAAGTAGTTATAGCACGCTGCATCCTCGGTGTGGAGTGGCGAACGCTGTGTGATCCAGCCGAAACGCGAGCGGGTTGGAGATGCGACAAGCGCCCATAGTCCAAGGGTTGCAACAGTTGACGTACAGAAGTACTACAATAGGATGTAATGAACTTACGCGGGTGGGCGCTGTCTCAAGGTATACATCCTCAAACGGCATAAGCGCAGCAACGCTCGCAACCGTCGCTCTATCTCGGCATCATCGACAGTATCCTTCGTTGAAGCTCCTGCCACTTATGGTGCTCTGTCCCCTTTTGGTTGCACCACGAGCGCACCGGCGCA from Ferrimicrobium acidiphilum DSM 19497 encodes the following:
- a CDS encoding purine-cytosine permease family protein translates to METEARKQQVAEPALGIEVHSIDWIPERERHGKLWHQAPLWFLGNFQYFTIPLGFIGPAMGLSLWWTAIAGFLGIVVGTLFMAFHGSQGPKLGLPQMIQSRAQFGYRGAVIVLFVVLFTYIGFNVTDQVLLSQGISGAYGWDPTAIAVVTVVAAALLAIFGHDWVHRIFRVLLIISFPLVTVITIAVITGHAGGITPKTHYGFTFTAFMAEFSAAAAYNITYAPCVSDYSRYLPTKTKSRSVIFSVFFGASSSAIWLITLGAWIAIHLNAHDGLLGLKIAGNNVIGDLGSVAALASALALIATMGMSAYGASLTLLTGIDCFKKVTPTRTARIFSVIGLAVVWYLIGDAITTSAANAISTALTLMLYLLVPWTATNLIDYFYVRRGHYAITDLFSLNGIYHRWNWRGITAYAVGFVAEIPFMVLPKLDSFTYIGPIAKLLNDTDFSWLAGLVVTSIAYILITRGFDNRSEEQAIIESEATLRTEFG
- the queC gene encoding 7-cyano-7-deazaguanine synthase QueC, yielding MGNPPAVVLLSGGLDSTTVLAIAKHQGFEPHALSFDYGQRHGIELKAAQRVARSMGVSNHIVTTINLRSFGGSALTADIAVPHHESIEELSEAIPITYVPARNTIFLSFALALAETLGSGDIFIGVNALDYSGYPDCRPEYIRAYEAMANLATKAGVEGQHRLHIHTPLIELSKAEIIRLGLSLKVDYALTHSCYDPSPAGEPCGTCDSCLLREKGFREAGVDDPASKHWPT
- a CDS encoding J domain-containing protein, producing MARSADRTYYEILGVSPDASLEEIQSAYRQLARQVHPDKGGSAALFQLITDAKSTLSDPVKRRMYDATLNDNRNHGTTRPASDKGWRASDPRASSEYSRSTSKQINTVAERPAECLLGVGLLMLLLLPPASAGLGVFATILGGVALIGKVRLRKELSHGAVHPGDPLAALSGAPLLRAELARGVPAIMAVLGTVFIYALGLKQRRRRR
- a CDS encoding IS3 family transposase: MHGRHKPCHPWTSHATTNRTLWASLKKEFIYRTSFTTRKETRTAIFDGIQCYKRKRRHSSIEYLSPTCVRTSHYSTGCIGNQGCVFCLVRNSTPARSSN
- a CDS encoding cyclodeaminase/cyclohydrolase family protein, with protein sequence MKLSDSAELPHYLSYSTEDFIEMVAEPQPAPAAGSVAALTVSLAAALCVKSALLSTRQMPEAPSLANSAKELMHRSEELCQVDAQSYAEVILALRAQRLTESLSNRNKVQEAIGRAAQVLLEVVKVALEIGSIASQLAEQGNPNLIGDSITAAVLAEAGVRSSIALATINLKDIESNTDTTEFTRLLAMAEAHTTRAQEAARARSAL
- a CDS encoding formate--tetrahydrofolate ligase; the protein is MTMNNDLTIARAAHLKPIADIAHEMGIGPDLLETYGNSVAKIKLEAIHALSDRPKAKYVVVSAITPTPLGEGKTTTTVGLGQAMHQVGKRATIAIRQPSMGPTFGIKGGAAGGGYSQVVPMESLNLHLTGDMHAVTSAHNLLSAMLDNHLFRGNELNIDTHSITWRRVLDVDDRALRNIVVGLGARNDGIPRQTGFDITAASEIMGVLALSTSLQDLRTRLGNIVVGYTNNNEPVTAEQLRAAGAMTVMMRDAIKPNLLQTLENTPVLVHAGPFGNIAHGNSSIVADLIGIHTGDYLITEAGFGADMGAERFFNIKCRTSGLVPDAAVVVATVRALKVHSGAHRVVAGKPLPSAILQENPDEVYAGGANLRKQIENIKLHGVSPVVAINSFPGDFASEHDVIREIAESMGARVAICTNFSNGGKGAIELAEMVAEAANEPNDFHLLYPDNASLREKIETIAVKVYGAEGVDYLPAANRQIEVYEQNGFGSLPVIIAKTHLSISSDPSLKGAPTGWRMPVREARASVGAGFVYLICGDISTMPGLSTHPAAESIDIDESGEIVGLS